CCAGGTCACTGCCCAGCAAGTCCTCGCGGCGCCCGCCCGACCCAAACCGGATGTAGTGGGCAGCGGCGCGCAAGTCAGCCGGCACGGCCCACGTCCACACCGCCGCCAGCAAGTCGTCGCGGACGGCCTGGTAGGCAGCCATCCACACCGTCAGGTCCACGCCTTCTTCCACGGCCGTCCATGCATCCTCGGCAATGGCCAATCGCCACCTGCGAATGGCGGCGTCAGCGGACGGCTGGCCAATCCACGCCGGGTCGATGTCGGGAAGCCTGACAGCGCAGCGCACAGACTCCTGCAACGGGGTTCCTCCTCCGCAGTCATTTACTTCAGGTTAGGTCAAATCTACCTGGCGCGGTGCGGTTCGTCAACGCATCCGGCGCCGCAGAATTTCACGTCGCCATGTCGGAACCACTGACAAAACAGGCCCAGTACGGTAAGATATGCACAGTTGAAGTTCGATCACTCGTCAACTCACTTGACATGAACGTGCCGTACACAGCCCGCCGCCGCGGTGCGGATAGAACAGGAGGTCGACCTTCGCATGAACCCCGTCAATTCACCGGACGACGTGCTGGAATCAGCTGAGGCAGCGGACGTACGCTTTGTGCGGCTGCAGTTCACCGATCTCAACGGGATGCTGAAAAGCGTCGAGATCCCGGCGCATCAGCTTCGCGTTGCGCTCGAACACGGCGTCATGTTTGATGGCTCGTCGGTCGAAGGCTTTGTCCGCATTGAAGAGTCCGACATGTACCTGGCCCCGGACCCGGCCACCTGGCACGTGCTTCCCTGGACAACTGGAGACCGGCGCGTCGCCCGCCTCATCTGCGATGTCTGCTTGCCGGACGGGCGGCCATTCGCCGGCGACCCGCGAACCATCCTGCGCATGGCCCAAAAGCGCGCAGCACAACAGGGATTCTCAGACTTTCGCGTCGGCCTCGAAGCCGAGTTTTTTCTGCTTGCCCTCGATGCCAGCCGCCGGGCGAGCGTACGCCCCAGCGACCGCAGCGGCTACTTTGACCTCGTCACCACCGATGTCGGCGAGCGGTGCCGTCAAGACATCGTGATGACCCTGCAGCACATGGGCTTCGCGGTTGGCACCGCCCACCACGAGGTGTCTCCCGGCCAGCACGAAATTGACCTCCTCCCCCTGTCAGCGCTCGCTGCGGCAGACCAGTACATGACGTTCAAACTGGTGGTCAAAACCATCGCCCGGCGGCACGGTCTGCACGCCACCTTCATGCCCAAACCCCTGTACGGGACCGACGGTTCCGGACTGCACTGCCGGCAGTCGCTCGTCCAGGACGGACGCAGCGTCTTTTCTGATGCCGCGGACCCCCTTGGCCTCAGCCCCCAGGCCAGACACTACGTGGCCGGTTTGCTGGCGCACGCCCGGGCGCTGACCGCGATCACCAACCCGGTGGTCAACAGCTACAAGCGCCTTGTCCCCGGCTATGAGGCGCCCGCCTACATCACCTGGGCCGCCAACCACCCGAGCCCGCTGGTCCGAACCACCGTGTTGGCGGACGATGCCTGGATTGAACTGCGTTCTCCCGACCCCGCGTGCAACCCGTACCTCGCGTTCGCGGGGATGCTCGCCGCGGGCCTCGACGGCATGACCTCCGAACAGGTGCCGCCGCCCCCAGCCAACGTGGATGTGCACGCGCTGTCGGACGAGGAGCGGTTGAGCCGCGGCATTTACCGCCTGCCGGCCAATCTCGAACAAGCGCTGGAGGCGTTGGAAGAGGACTTCATTCTGCAGGAAGCCCTTGGCGACCATGCGATCTCGCGTCTGGTCCGCACCCGCATGCTGGAGTGGGACGCTTACCGGCGTACAGTTCACGCCTGGGAACACGAGCAGTACCTCGACCTCTGAGTCCCTCTACCCCTCAGCGGCGAAAGTCAGACGTCACGCTTGCGACCCTTTTTGTGCAGCCCGAAACGCGCGCCGCACCGCCCGCCGGAGGCCCGGACAAGCGGTGCGCCAGTGACTGGTCTATCGATTTGTCAATGCCGATTCCCCTTTTCTTTCCAGTCACTGGCTGTGACGCCTGCGCTAGTGGTCGATGGAGGCCGCCTCCAGCGCTTTGCCGGTGCCAAATATTTTGGGCAGTTCATCCGGTGACAACTGCTCCGGGTACGCGGCCTCGTTGTGCAGAACCAGGTCCAGCCCCATGATTTCTTCCTCTTTCGTGACCCGAATCCCCATCAGGAGGTCGACCACCTTGAGCAGGATGTACGTACCCACACCGGAAAACACCCACGTCGCCGCCACGCCAATCAACTGCGTCACGAGCTGGTGCGGATTGCCGTAGAACAGGCCGTTCTGGCCGGCGGAGTTCACCGCCGTTGTCGCCAGCAAACCCGTGCCAATCGCGCCCCACGTGCCGCCAATGCCATGACCGCCGAACGCGTCCAGCGCATCGTCGTACCCGAGCTTGCGCTTCATGAACGTCGAAGCCAAGTAACAAATGATGCCGCCGATGAACCCGATGACGATGGATCCGCCCGGTGAAACAAAGCCGGCGGCCGGTGTGACGGCGACCAAACCCGTGACAGCGCCGGCACAAGCGCCGACCAAGGTGACGTGCCCCGTGTGGATCCGTTCAATCAGGATCCACCCCAGCGCCGCGGCGGCTGTTGCCGTGTTCGTGGTCAGGAATGCGGAAGCGGCCAGCCCGTTTGCAGCGAGCGCACTGCCGGCATTAAACCCGAACCAGCCGAACCACAGGAGCGCCGTGCCCAGCAGAACGAACGGTACATTGTGCGCGCGGATGGATTTGGAACCGTGTTCGGCGCGTTTGCCCAAGTAAATCGCCGCAACCAGTCCCGCGACGCCGGAGCTGATGTGCACCACGGTGCCGCCCGCAAAGTCCAGCACACCAAGCTGCGCCAGCCAGCCGCCGTGACCCCAGACCCAGTGGGCGAGCGGGTCGTAAATCAACGTCGCCCAGGCGGTGATAAAGACCAGGAAGGATGAA
Above is a genomic segment from Alicyclobacillus cycloheptanicus containing:
- the glnA gene encoding type I glutamate--ammonia ligase, translating into MNPVNSPDDVLESAEAADVRFVRLQFTDLNGMLKSVEIPAHQLRVALEHGVMFDGSSVEGFVRIEESDMYLAPDPATWHVLPWTTGDRRVARLICDVCLPDGRPFAGDPRTILRMAQKRAAQQGFSDFRVGLEAEFFLLALDASRRASVRPSDRSGYFDLVTTDVGERCRQDIVMTLQHMGFAVGTAHHEVSPGQHEIDLLPLSALAAADQYMTFKLVVKTIARRHGLHATFMPKPLYGTDGSGLHCRQSLVQDGRSVFSDAADPLGLSPQARHYVAGLLAHARALTAITNPVVNSYKRLVPGYEAPAYITWAANHPSPLVRTTVLADDAWIELRSPDPACNPYLAFAGMLAAGLDGMTSEQVPPPPANVDVHALSDEERLSRGIYRLPANLEQALEALEEDFILQEALGDHAISRLVRTRMLEWDAYRRTVHAWEHEQYLDL
- a CDS encoding ammonium transporter encodes the protein MSSGDTAWVLASSALVLLMTPGLAFFYGGLVRQKNVITTMLQVVSVILIVSIQWVVVGYSIAFGPDVHHLFGNLQWVLWNGVGDAPNSYASTIPGSAFGIFQMMFAIITPALIVGGLAERVKFSSFLVFITAWATLIYDPLAHWVWGHGGWLAQLGVLDFAGGTVVHISSGVAGLVAAIYLGKRAEHGSKSIRAHNVPFVLLGTALLWFGWFGFNAGSALAANGLAASAFLTTNTATAAAALGWILIERIHTGHVTLVGACAGAVTGLVAVTPAAGFVSPGGSIVIGFIGGIICYLASTFMKRKLGYDDALDAFGGHGIGGTWGAIGTGLLATTAVNSAGQNGLFYGNPHQLVTQLIGVAATWVFSGVGTYILLKVVDLLMGIRVTKEEEIMGLDLVLHNEAAYPEQLSPDELPKIFGTGKALEAASIDH